In Candidatus Pantoea floridensis, the genomic window TGAATGACAACATCGATGCCGTAAATGAAGTATTGGCAGAAATCGAAGCCGATGAAATTCCGACTCTGCTGGTCATGAATAAAATCGATATGCTGGATGGTTTTGTGCCGCGTATCGATCGCAATGAAGAGAACCAACCGATTCGCGTGTGGTTATCTGCACAGAGCGGCGTAGGTTTACCGCTGCTGTGGCAGTCGCTTTCAGAGCGTTTAGCCGGAGAGATCGCGCAGTACGATTTACGTCTGCCGCCGGAAGCGGGCCGTTTACGCAGCCGTTTCTATCAGCTACATGCAATAGAAAAAGAATGGAATGAAGAGGATGGCTGTGTGAATTTGCATGTGCGTATGCCAATCGTTGACTGGCGCCGTCTGTGTAAGCAAGAGCCGTCGCTAGCCAGTTATATTGTTTGAAATTGCCCAATCGCACTTACCCAAAAAAGATTTCAGGTTGTAGTAATTATCGTTGCAGGCCGAAATATTATGGTTTTACGCGAATATTTCGGATTGCGGCAAGGCGGCAACTGAGCAAATCCCCAGGAGCTTACATCTGTAAGTGACTGGGGTGCGTGAAGGCAGCCAACGCAGCTGCAATCCGAAAGATGAAGGGTAAAACCGTAAATACAATAAATGGAGTAGAGACATGGCGTGGAATCAGCCCGGAAATAACGGACAGGACCGCGACCCGTGGGGAAGCAGCAATAATCAAGGCGGCAACTCTGGGGGAAATAAAGGAGGTCGCGATCAGGGACCACCTGATCTGGATGATATCTTCCGTAAACTGAGCAAAAAACTCGGTGGACTGGGCGGTGGCAAACAGAATGACAATGGCCAACGCAGCGGCGGCAGCGGTGGCAAAATAGTGGGCATTGTTGCCGTAGCAGCGGTCGTTATCTGGGCGGCTAGCGGTTTCTACACCATCAAAGAAGCAGAACGCGGTGTGGTAACGCGTTTTGGCAAATTTAGCCATCTGGTTGAGCCCGGTCTTAACTGGAAGCCAACGTTTATCGATCAGGTTCGCGCCGTTAACGTCGAAGCCGTGCGCGAACTGGCGGCGTCTGGCGTGATGTTAACGTCGGATGAAAACGTTGTGCGCGTTGAAATGAACGTGCAATACCGCGTGACCGATCCGGAGCGTTATCTGTATGCGGTGACCAGCGCCGACGATAGTCTGCGTCAGGCAACGGACAGCGCCTTACGTGGCGTCATTGGTCGCTCAACCATGGATCGCATTCTGACGGAAGGTCGTACCGTGGTACGTAGCGAAACGCAGCGTGAGCTCGACGAAACCATTCGTCCGTACAACATGGGTATTACCCTGCTAGACGTGAACTTCCAGGCGGCGCGTCCACCGGAAGAGGTTAAAGCCTCATTTGATGATGCGATTGCTGCGCGTGAAAACCGCGAGCAGTACGTGCGTGAAGCCGAAGCTTATGCGAATGAAGTTCAGCCGCGCGCTAATGGCCAGGCCCAGCGTATCCTTGAAGAAGGTCGCGCCTATAAAGAACGTACGGTGCTAGAAGCGCAGGGTGAAGTGGCTCGTTTTGCGCGCCTGCTGCCAGAATATAAGGCCGCACCTGAAATCACTAAAGAGCGTCTCTACATTGAAACGATGGAACGCGTGCTCAGCCATACTCGCAAAGTTTTGATCAGCGATCGTGGCAGCAACTTGACGGTTCTGCCATTGGATCAGCTGATGCGCGGTGGTCAGGCCTCGGGCCAGAGCGGTCAAAAAATGACGAATCTCATGAAATCACCTTCGTCTTCCGAAAGTAATGCGAGCCGTGGTGATACCTCATCATACAGTCCAGACAGCATCATGGATCAGCGTCGCGCCAATGCGCTGCGCAACGATACCCAGCGTCAAGGGAGGGAGTAATCGATGCGTAAGCCAATCATCGCCGTAATTATTGTAGTGTTGGTGGTGCTTTACGCGTCACTGTTCGTGGTGCAGGAAGGCCAACGCGGCATTGTGCTGCGCTTTGGCAAGGTTCTGCGTGACGATGAAAACAAACCGCTGGTGTACGCACCGGGTCTGCATTTCAAAATCCCGTTTATCGAAACCATGAAATCTCTGGATGCGCGCATTCAGACCATGGATAACCAGGCGGATCGCTTTGTTACCAAAGAGAAGAAAGACCTGATCGTTGATTCCTATATCAAATGGCGCATTAGTGATTTCAGCCGTTACTACCTGGCAACCGGTGGTGGCGACGTTTCTCAGGCCGAAGTATTGCTGAAACGTAAGTTCAGTGACCGTCTGCGTTCTGAAATGGGTCGTCTGGATGTGAAAGACATCGTGACCGATTCACGTGGCCGCTTAACCACCGATGTTCGAGATGCTTTGAATACCGGCAGCGCGGGCAATGACGATGAAGTGCAGACGCCAGCAGCAGATGATGCGATTGCCAATGCAGCGGCACGCGTAGAGCGTGAAACCAATAGCAGCGAACCGGCACCCAACCCGAACAGTATGGCTGCTTTAGGTATTCAGGTTGTCGACGTGCGTATTAAGCAGATCAACCTGCCAACGGAAGTGTCTGACGCTATCTACAACCGTATGCGCGCCGAGCGTGAAGCGGTTGCCCGTAGTCAGCGTTCACAAGGTCAGGAAGAGGCAGAAAAACTGCGTGCGCAAGCCGATTATCAGGTTACGCGTACTCTGGCAGAAGCTCAGCGTGAGGCGCTGATTTCACGCGGTGAAGGTGATGGTGAAGCAGCAAAACTGTTTGCTGATGCCTTCAGTCAGGATCCGGATTTCTATGCCTTTATCCGCAGCCTGCGCGCTTATGAGAATAGCTTCTCTGACAATCAGGATGTGTTAGTGCTGAGCCCGGATAGCGATTTCTTCCGCTATATGAAAGCGCCGACTAACGCCACGCGTTAAGAACTGATATAAAGTCCAGGCCGACAATGTTGTCGGCCTTTTTTTTGGGAAAAAAACATGAACACAACCATCTGGATGGCGCTGGCTTTAGTTTTGGTGCTGGAAGGACTTGGCCCCATGTTTATGCCACGCGTCTGGCGTCGCATGATTCTGGCGATGACCCAACTGCCCGATCGTCTGCTGCACCGTTTTGGTGGTGGACTGGTGGTAGCGGGCGTGGTGATTTACGCCATGATCAGTATGCACGCAGGTTGATAAACACAAATTTGCGTGATATCTCGCAACCCAATTGTGTCTGGTGGCCATTGTTCCCCCCAACATGTTGTGATGATCAAAACTCAGGCAAAAAACAGCGCAATCGTATGCTAAAAGTGCTGAAAGAGTAAAAGTCAGGTGGTAGAATCCATTTTTAAGCAATCGGTGATTTTGAAAAAATGGGTAAGAACGTCGTCGTACTGGGCACCCAATGGGGTGACGAAGGTAAAGGTAAGATCGTAGACCTTCTGACAGAGCGCGCGAATTACGTCGTGCGTTACCAAGGTGGCCACAATGCAGGCCACACACTTGTCATCAACGGTGAAAAAACCGTCCTCCACTTAATTCCATCTGGCATCTTGCGTGAAAACGTCACCAGCATCATCGGTAACGGCGTTGTACTGTCGCCTGAAGCGCTGATGAAAGAGATGAAAGGTCTGGAAGAGCGCGGTGTGCCGGTACGTGAACGTCTGCTGATTTCTGAAGCCTGCCCATTGATTCTGCAATACCACGTAGCCATGGATGTAGCGCGCGAAAAAGCGCGCGGCGCCAAAGCTATCGGTACTACCGGTCGTGGTATCGGTCCAGCCTATGAAGATAAAGTTGCCCGTCGCGGTCTGCGCGTGAGCGATCTCTTCAATAAAGAAACCTTCGCCGTGAAGCTGAAAGAGATCGTCGATTTCTACAACTTCCAGCTGGTTAACTATTACAAAACAGATGCTGTCGACTACGAAAAAGTGCTGAGTGATACGCTGGCGGTTGCCGATATTATCACTAGCATGGTGGTTGACGTCTCTGATCTGCTGGACGGCGCGCGCAAGCGTGGCGACCTGATCATGTTCGAAGGTGCACAGGGTACGCTGCTGGATATCGACCACGGTACTTATCCGTACGTCACCTCATCCAACACCACCGCAGGTGGCGTGGCAACCGGGTCAGGTATTGGTCCGCGCTACGTTGATTACGTGCTGGG contains:
- the hflK gene encoding FtsH protease activity modulator HflK; this translates as MAWNQPGNNGQDRDPWGSSNNQGGNSGGNKGGRDQGPPDLDDIFRKLSKKLGGLGGGKQNDNGQRSGGSGGKIVGIVAVAAVVIWAASGFYTIKEAERGVVTRFGKFSHLVEPGLNWKPTFIDQVRAVNVEAVRELAASGVMLTSDENVVRVEMNVQYRVTDPERYLYAVTSADDSLRQATDSALRGVIGRSTMDRILTEGRTVVRSETQRELDETIRPYNMGITLLDVNFQAARPPEEVKASFDDAIAARENREQYVREAEAYANEVQPRANGQAQRILEEGRAYKERTVLEAQGEVARFARLLPEYKAAPEITKERLYIETMERVLSHTRKVLISDRGSNLTVLPLDQLMRGGQASGQSGQKMTNLMKSPSSSESNASRGDTSSYSPDSIMDQRRANALRNDTQRQGRE
- the hflC gene encoding protease modulator HflC, translating into MRKPIIAVIIVVLVVLYASLFVVQEGQRGIVLRFGKVLRDDENKPLVYAPGLHFKIPFIETMKSLDARIQTMDNQADRFVTKEKKDLIVDSYIKWRISDFSRYYLATGGGDVSQAEVLLKRKFSDRLRSEMGRLDVKDIVTDSRGRLTTDVRDALNTGSAGNDDEVQTPAADDAIANAAARVERETNSSEPAPNPNSMAALGIQVVDVRIKQINLPTEVSDAIYNRMRAEREAVARSQRSQGQEEAEKLRAQADYQVTRTLAEAQREALISRGEGDGEAAKLFADAFSQDPDFYAFIRSLRAYENSFSDNQDVLVLSPDSDFFRYMKAPTNATR
- a CDS encoding DUF2065 domain-containing protein, whose translation is MNTTIWMALALVLVLEGLGPMFMPRVWRRMILAMTQLPDRLLHRFGGGLVVAGVVIYAMISMHAG
- a CDS encoding adenylosuccinate synthase, which codes for MGKNVVVLGTQWGDEGKGKIVDLLTERANYVVRYQGGHNAGHTLVINGEKTVLHLIPSGILRENVTSIIGNGVVLSPEALMKEMKGLEERGVPVRERLLISEACPLILQYHVAMDVAREKARGAKAIGTTGRGIGPAYEDKVARRGLRVSDLFNKETFAVKLKEIVDFYNFQLVNYYKTDAVDYEKVLSDTLAVADIITSMVVDVSDLLDGARKRGDLIMFEGAQGTLLDIDHGTYPYVTSSNTTAGGVATGSGIGPRYVDYVLGIVKAYSTRVGAGPFPTELFDETGEFLCAQGHEFGATTGRRRRTGWLDAVAVRRAVQINSLSGFCMTKLDVLDGLKEVKICVAYRMPDGREMTTTPLAAEGWEGIEPIYETMPGWSETTFGVKTLEGLPQAARDYIKRVEEVTGVPIDIISTGPDRSETMILRDPFDA